A genomic window from Litoreibacter janthinus includes:
- a CDS encoding di-heme oxidoredictase family protein: protein MRQIFLTALMMSLLPIAAQGDSAPPPVDQRALTQMIKDGEAVAAFLEAFEAGDKLTEFSFGADQGVGAYIGEGRRFTRFPRADLKGPMEWASHFPKREGGANATSCVACHNAPFANGAGDIALNVVVDPAHSGDPSQYLERNTLPLFALGIPQRLAEEITTDLYLQRDAARQAACSNGKSSAKLSSKGVDYGTLILTRTRQEPCTIEIDSAGLKGIDSDLVIKPFGWKGNHSTIRAFTRGAAHNELGLQAVELVGDQDGDFDGVTDELTVGDMTALTTYMAALERPVSKMELADLNLIELSAQESSAILAGEQLFADAGCASCHTPSMPLQDTVFREPSVVAGFFDVAFPDGSDPQSHGFTQTNGMAFDLNGDQPNNVITLQDGAAYHLGALEMDGDGQPTARWFTDFKRHDMGPELADPSDPLGLGASKFLTRSLAGVGATGPWLHDGRATSLKDAIISHGGDAKDSAVAFKALQPLEQGKLVSFLESLTMFQNPKDN, encoded by the coding sequence ATGCGTCAGATTTTTCTTACAGCCTTAATGATGAGCCTCCTGCCAATCGCGGCCCAAGGAGATAGCGCACCACCACCAGTCGACCAACGCGCGCTCACCCAAATGATCAAAGACGGAGAGGCCGTCGCCGCTTTTCTTGAAGCGTTTGAAGCAGGGGACAAGCTGACCGAATTCAGCTTTGGCGCAGACCAAGGCGTTGGAGCCTACATCGGCGAAGGACGCAGGTTCACCCGGTTCCCACGTGCTGACCTCAAGGGGCCAATGGAATGGGCAAGCCATTTTCCGAAACGTGAAGGTGGGGCAAATGCTACGTCGTGCGTCGCCTGCCACAACGCCCCCTTTGCGAACGGCGCGGGCGACATCGCTTTGAATGTCGTTGTGGACCCGGCTCATTCCGGTGATCCCAGCCAGTATCTTGAACGCAATACCTTGCCGCTCTTTGCCTTAGGCATCCCTCAAAGGCTGGCAGAAGAGATTACCACCGACCTTTACCTGCAACGTGACGCCGCGCGTCAGGCGGCCTGCAGCAACGGAAAGTCCTCCGCAAAGTTGAGTTCAAAGGGAGTGGATTACGGAACATTGATCTTAACCCGCACACGCCAGGAGCCCTGCACAATAGAGATCGACAGCGCAGGATTGAAGGGTATCGACTCCGATCTGGTGATCAAGCCCTTCGGCTGGAAGGGTAACCATTCCACGATCCGCGCCTTCACGCGCGGTGCTGCCCATAATGAACTTGGCCTACAAGCGGTGGAGCTGGTCGGCGATCAAGATGGTGATTTCGACGGCGTAACAGACGAGCTAACCGTCGGGGACATGACCGCCCTGACAACGTATATGGCTGCGCTCGAACGTCCCGTGAGCAAAATGGAACTGGCCGATCTTAATTTGATCGAGTTAAGCGCGCAGGAGAGCTCAGCAATCCTCGCAGGCGAACAGCTTTTCGCTGATGCCGGTTGCGCAAGCTGTCACACCCCATCAATGCCTCTGCAAGACACAGTCTTCCGTGAACCCAGTGTCGTCGCAGGCTTCTTTGATGTGGCTTTTCCAGATGGATCTGACCCGCAAAGCCATGGCTTTACGCAGACCAATGGCATGGCATTTGATCTGAATGGCGATCAACCCAACAATGTGATCACTTTGCAAGACGGAGCGGCGTATCACCTTGGCGCGTTGGAAATGGATGGAGATGGGCAACCAACGGCGCGTTGGTTCACTGATTTCAAACGCCACGATATGGGACCTGAACTGGCCGATCCAAGCGACCCACTTGGCTTAGGCGCTAGCAAATTTCTCACACGGTCCCTTGCAGGTGTCGGGGCGACAGGACCATGGTTACACGATGGTCGCGCCACAAGCCTAAAAGACGCCATCATCAGCCACGGCGGGGACGCGAAGGACAGCGCTGTGGCATTTAAGGCCCTGCAACCGCTCGAACAAGGGAAGCTCGTCTCGTTTCTGGAAAGCTTGACCATGTTCCAAAATCCAAAAGATAACTGA
- a CDS encoding efflux RND transporter periplasmic adaptor subunit, translating to MKKLIVVIASLGVLAGSYGIAFGVPEQVALIFGSAPVENANQTRGKNAVRRGPGRSTTVVLAPLEESTYTLVLRAVGSAISLRRADVMSTEAGEVVEAALEANNLVEKGDIILRLDDRTQRLSLEIAQANRDQAQATVTRYEGLHKNGSSVVTDVALSEAGVALRLAQANVGLAELALENRTIVAPISGRLGLSDVDVGDRLSSGDLIVTIDESATLLAEFEVPERSIGLLAKGKPVFVSTPTYAGRVFEGRITAFDSRLDSVTRSATVQAEIDNSEGLLLSGMTFATRMYEETAPLPVVPSTAITWDRSGAGIWVAEDGKTSRVPVTIRYREGDRVWIETAASLGAQIVVEGASKLRDGTQIATAQPREAQGS from the coding sequence TTGAAAAAACTGATTGTTGTCATTGCCTCGTTGGGCGTCCTTGCGGGCTCTTACGGCATCGCATTTGGGGTGCCTGAACAGGTCGCCCTGATATTTGGCAGCGCGCCAGTTGAGAATGCCAATCAGACGCGGGGTAAAAATGCCGTTCGACGCGGGCCAGGCCGGTCGACTACGGTTGTTCTCGCTCCGCTTGAGGAAAGCACTTACACGCTCGTATTGCGAGCGGTTGGTAGTGCGATTTCACTGCGCCGCGCCGATGTGATGTCGACTGAAGCAGGCGAAGTTGTCGAAGCAGCGCTCGAAGCAAATAATCTGGTCGAGAAGGGCGATATTATTCTGCGCTTAGATGATCGTACCCAGCGTCTGTCCCTTGAAATCGCGCAAGCCAACCGCGATCAAGCGCAGGCTACTGTTACGCGCTATGAAGGACTTCACAAAAACGGCAGCTCTGTCGTTACTGACGTCGCCCTGTCCGAAGCCGGAGTGGCACTGAGGCTGGCACAAGCCAATGTCGGGTTGGCCGAACTTGCGTTGGAAAACCGTACAATAGTCGCGCCAATTTCCGGACGCCTCGGCCTGAGCGACGTCGACGTCGGCGATCGATTGTCGAGCGGTGATTTGATCGTAACGATTGACGAGTCCGCGACCCTGTTGGCGGAATTTGAGGTTCCCGAACGCTCGATCGGGCTGTTGGCCAAAGGTAAACCGGTTTTCGTGTCAACGCCGACTTATGCCGGGCGCGTGTTCGAGGGTAGGATCACAGCATTCGACAGCCGCCTCGACAGCGTGACTCGCAGCGCCACGGTCCAGGCCGAAATCGACAATTCCGAAGGCTTGCTGTTGTCCGGCATGACCTTTGCGACCCGCATGTACGAAGAGACCGCCCCACTCCCCGTCGTGCCATCTACCGCGATCACATGGGACCGCTCAGGCGCGGGTATTTGGGTTGCGGAGGATGGCAAGACCAGCCGTGTTCCCGTCACCATTAGATATCGCGAAGGCGATCGGGTCTGGATAGAAACAGCCGCATCATTGGGTGCGCAGATTGTTGTTGAAGGTGCCTCGAAGTTACGGGACGGCACTCAAATCGCTACGGCACAGCCCCGAGAGGCTCAAGGTTCATGA
- a CDS encoding efflux RND transporter permease subunit, producing the protein MSIEKRAHKAGFADTFVARPILGIVLNLLIIIAGLAALSSVDIREMPDVDRPVLSVRTTYDGAVATTVDTEVTQVLEDALSALEGMSYIESTSSAGSSRITIDLSDGTDVDIAANEAREIVSDALRSLPDDIDDPSVSKSDSNSDAIIRLALLGDANFDDLTKIAEGPIYERLSLIDGIAEVTVRGNRANEFRVAVNMPSLLSRGLTIFDVSTALEQLRDDTALGSLSTQSQTLSLRVGNEEVTVKSINELPVNDTTQVADVAFVQLIPEETSVYARVNGENAVGLDITRQSVGNTLEISRDVTAAVDELRALLPEGVQLLITSDDGIFIEGSINEVVKSILLATVIVIAVIFLFLRSPRATLIPAITIPVALIGTLAAIWLTGFSVNTISLLALVLATGMVVDDAIVVIENIVRKRKSGMGAFAAAASGTNEVFFAVISTTATLAAVFIPISFLPGQAGGVFSEFGFVLAFAVTLSSITALTLAPVLAALLDPGKSKANDQGTPPGRLSRSFDQVIDFAIRTPLLILAVAFGFAMIAVGAAMTLPSTVTPNEDRGFFIVQARGASDTTVDYLDTQVLLVEDILAPYIDNGQIEAVQSIIGVGGGTSAFIVVRLPDWANRDFTQQELIAEISGQLSTVPGIQVSARSTNSLNIRGAGRGLGFAITGTNLENMTKAADDLVAAMSLDGTFSNPQLSNDSVDAQLEVTVDDSAAGDMGLNSSDITKLVRALVQGEVAVSVFSNDTEVDVNVVPGGPPINDPSDIASISIRLDSGAYIPLSAVASLETVVSEAQIERYGGALAVSMQANLGEGVNLSTAVERMRAIAQEVLPDGMGILLTGEAATLDDTAAGMYAVFGVALIVVLLVLAAQFESFASALVIMMTVPFGLAAALLAISITGGSLNYYSQIGLVMLIGVMAKNGILIVEFANQLREAGEDIDSAIRNAMHLRIRPVMMTMVSTVFGGLPLVLTSGAGAEARIAVGWVIVGGLGFATVFTLFLTPIFYRWIAVWGSAPGASAKRLRDETEAVLGA; encoded by the coding sequence ATGAGCATAGAGAAGAGAGCGCACAAGGCGGGTTTTGCTGACACTTTCGTCGCGCGACCGATCCTCGGCATCGTTTTGAACCTTCTGATTATTATCGCCGGTCTAGCGGCGTTGAGCAGCGTCGACATTCGAGAAATGCCCGATGTAGATCGACCCGTTTTGTCCGTGCGAACCACTTATGACGGCGCAGTGGCGACAACCGTCGATACTGAGGTCACGCAGGTTCTTGAGGACGCATTGAGTGCCCTCGAAGGGATGTCGTATATCGAGTCAACTTCGAGTGCAGGATCAAGCCGCATCACGATTGACCTATCGGACGGAACGGACGTGGACATTGCCGCCAATGAGGCTCGCGAAATCGTATCGGACGCACTGCGATCTCTACCCGACGACATCGACGATCCCAGCGTCAGCAAAAGCGACAGCAATTCGGACGCGATTATCCGTCTGGCTTTGCTGGGGGACGCCAACTTTGATGATCTTACCAAGATTGCAGAAGGCCCGATCTATGAGCGTCTGTCTCTGATCGACGGCATCGCTGAAGTCACGGTGCGTGGTAACCGAGCCAACGAATTCCGCGTTGCCGTGAATATGCCGTCGTTGCTGAGCCGTGGTTTGACTATCTTTGATGTCTCGACTGCCTTGGAGCAATTGCGCGATGACACAGCTTTGGGTTCACTTTCGACGCAATCCCAGACCCTTTCGTTGCGGGTTGGCAACGAAGAAGTCACCGTTAAGTCCATCAACGAATTGCCTGTCAACGACACAACGCAAGTGGCCGACGTCGCCTTTGTTCAGTTGATCCCAGAAGAAACGAGTGTGTACGCGCGAGTAAATGGCGAAAACGCCGTTGGGCTTGATATCACGCGGCAATCCGTCGGGAATACGCTGGAGATTTCCCGGGACGTAACAGCAGCCGTCGATGAGTTGCGTGCTCTGCTTCCCGAAGGTGTGCAGCTTCTTATCACGTCAGACGACGGGATTTTCATAGAAGGGTCTATCAACGAAGTTGTGAAATCCATCCTGCTGGCGACCGTGATCGTGATCGCGGTCATTTTCTTGTTCCTACGCTCGCCAAGGGCAACGCTAATTCCCGCCATCACGATCCCAGTCGCGCTAATCGGCACGCTTGCCGCAATTTGGCTAACGGGGTTTTCGGTCAACACCATCAGTCTTCTGGCGCTTGTTCTGGCGACGGGGATGGTTGTGGATGACGCGATTGTGGTGATTGAAAACATTGTTCGGAAACGTAAGTCGGGGATGGGGGCATTTGCTGCCGCTGCATCCGGTACCAACGAAGTCTTTTTCGCAGTCATATCGACAACGGCAACTTTGGCTGCGGTTTTCATCCCGATCTCATTTCTGCCCGGACAGGCAGGCGGCGTGTTTTCCGAGTTCGGCTTCGTTCTGGCGTTTGCCGTCACCTTATCGTCGATCACTGCGCTAACGCTCGCGCCGGTTTTGGCTGCTTTGCTAGATCCGGGAAAATCAAAGGCGAATGACCAAGGCACCCCTCCAGGCCGCCTGTCCCGCAGCTTCGACCAGGTGATTGATTTCGCGATCCGAACACCCCTGCTCATTCTCGCCGTGGCCTTCGGTTTTGCCATGATCGCAGTTGGCGCAGCGATGACATTGCCCTCGACAGTGACGCCAAACGAAGACCGAGGATTTTTCATTGTTCAGGCACGTGGCGCATCGGACACGACGGTCGATTACCTCGACACCCAAGTTCTGTTGGTCGAAGACATTCTTGCCCCATATATCGACAACGGCCAGATCGAAGCAGTGCAGAGCATCATCGGCGTGGGCGGCGGGACAAGCGCGTTTATCGTCGTGCGCCTACCCGATTGGGCGAACCGTGATTTCACGCAGCAGGAGTTGATCGCCGAGATCAGCGGTCAGTTGTCGACCGTTCCGGGGATACAGGTGAGCGCGCGCTCGACCAACAGCCTGAACATCCGCGGCGCAGGTAGAGGGCTCGGGTTCGCAATCACTGGGACCAACCTTGAGAACATGACGAAAGCCGCCGACGATCTTGTTGCTGCAATGTCTCTAGACGGAACGTTCTCAAACCCGCAACTTTCCAACGACAGTGTTGACGCGCAATTGGAAGTGACGGTGGATGATAGCGCCGCGGGGGACATGGGCCTGAACAGTTCTGACATCACAAAGCTTGTGCGGGCTTTGGTGCAAGGCGAGGTGGCCGTCAGCGTCTTCTCGAATGACACAGAGGTCGACGTAAATGTCGTCCCGGGCGGCCCACCGATTAATGATCCGTCCGACATTGCTTCCATATCGATCAGGCTGGACAGCGGCGCATACATTCCTCTGTCGGCCGTGGCGTCGCTGGAAACGGTTGTAAGCGAGGCACAGATTGAACGGTACGGCGGCGCGTTGGCGGTGTCCATGCAGGCCAATCTCGGCGAAGGAGTCAATCTTTCTACGGCGGTGGAGCGCATGCGGGCCATTGCGCAAGAAGTCCTACCCGATGGCATGGGCATACTTCTAACCGGCGAGGCCGCCACACTGGATGACACTGCGGCTGGCATGTACGCCGTTTTTGGAGTGGCCTTGATCGTTGTTCTGTTGGTGTTGGCTGCACAATTCGAAAGTTTCGCCAGTGCGCTTGTGATCATGATGACAGTGCCGTTCGGGCTTGCTGCAGCGTTGTTGGCGATTTCCATTACCGGCGGATCATTGAACTACTACAGCCAAATCGGCCTGGTGATGCTGATCGGTGTGATGGCTAAAAACGGCATTCTGATTGTGGAGTTCGCCAATCAGTTGCGAGAGGCCGGAGAGGACATCGACAGCGCTATACGCAACGCGATGCACTTGCGCATCCGCCCCGTGATGATGACGATGGTGTCCACGGTGTTTGGCGGATTGCCCCTCGTCCTGACTTCGGGGGCGGGCGCCGAAGCGCGCATCGCTGTGGGTTGGGTTATCGTCGGAGGCTTGGGCTTTGCCACGGTGTTCACCCTTTTCTTGACCCCAATCTTTTATCGCTGGATCGCCGTTTGGGGTTCAGCACCAGGCGCCTCTGCCAAACGGCTTCGGGATGAAACAGAGGCGGTCTTGGGCGCGTAG